One genomic region from bacterium encodes:
- the fusA gene encoding elongation factor G, whose amino-acid sequence MAIDLQKMRNIGISAHIDSGKTTLTERILYYTQKIHAIHEVRGKDGVGATMDSMELERERGITISSASTNVTWGKHAINIIDTPGHVDFTIEVERSLRVLDGAVLVLCAVGGVQSQTLTVDRQMTRYKVPRLAFINKCDRMGADPERVTEQLRDKLGHNAVMLQYPIGLEANFEGIIDLIRFKAIYFDGNNGEILREEEIPAALRDKALEKRDLLIDRVSLYSDELAEAYLADQVTEELIYQAVRQGTLALELTPVFIGSAFKNKGIQLLLDGIVNFLPAPTEVENRALDLDAGETEIVLQPDSKLPAVLLAFKLDDTRFGQLTYVRIYQGSIHKGDELRNTRSQKKVRIGRLIRMHADEMEDITEAQAGDIVALFGIDCASGDTFCSTDINYSMTSMYVPNPVISLSIKPLDNKSGENMAKALNRFSKEDPTFKTFVDPETGDTIIRGMGELHLDVYVERMRREYAVSLETGAPQVAYRESISQKADFDYIHKKQTGGAGQYARVCGIIEPYHDGNFEFIDDIKGGVIPTEYIPSCKKGFESALEKGPLVGFPIVGVRVTLNDGNFHPVDSSDMAFQTAASSAFRETYSRCKPVILEPIMRVAVETPPEFQGAVLGTINQRRGMILSATEDKTFTAVEAEVPLGEMFGYSTVLRSATQGKAEFTMEFKRYAKVPESIAEELKKAYQEKQKQK is encoded by the coding sequence ATGGCTATTGATCTGCAAAAAATGCGCAACATCGGCATCAGCGCCCACATCGACTCCGGCAAGACGACCCTGACCGAACGAATCCTCTATTACACCCAAAAAATCCATGCCATCCACGAGGTCCGCGGCAAGGATGGCGTCGGCGCCACTATGGATTCGATGGAGCTGGAACGCGAGCGCGGCATCACCATCTCCTCCGCCTCGACCAACGTAACCTGGGGCAAGCATGCGATCAACATTATCGACACCCCCGGACATGTCGATTTCACCATCGAGGTGGAACGCTCCCTGCGCGTCCTCGACGGCGCCGTGCTGGTCCTATGCGCCGTCGGCGGCGTCCAATCCCAGACCCTGACCGTCGATCGGCAGATGACCCGTTACAAGGTCCCGCGTCTGGCTTTCATCAACAAATGCGACCGCATGGGCGCTGACCCGGAACGGGTGACCGAACAACTCCGCGACAAACTCGGCCACAATGCCGTCATGCTCCAGTACCCGATCGGCCTCGAGGCCAATTTTGAGGGCATCATTGATCTGATCCGCTTCAAGGCGATTTACTTTGATGGCAACAATGGCGAGATCCTCCGTGAAGAGGAGATCCCCGCGGCCCTGCGCGACAAGGCCCTGGAAAAACGCGATCTCCTCATCGACCGCGTCTCGCTATATAGCGACGAACTAGCGGAGGCCTACCTCGCGGACCAAGTCACCGAGGAATTGATCTATCAGGCGGTCCGCCAGGGCACCCTCGCCCTCGAACTTACCCCCGTCTTCATCGGTTCGGCTTTCAAGAACAAGGGCATTCAACTGCTGCTCGACGGCATCGTCAATTTTCTACCCGCCCCGACCGAGGTCGAAAACCGCGCCCTCGATCTCGATGCCGGGGAGACCGAGATCGTCCTCCAGCCTGACAGCAAGCTGCCCGCAGTGCTCCTGGCCTTCAAGCTCGATGATACACGCTTCGGGCAGCTCACCTACGTTCGCATTTACCAGGGGAGCATCCATAAAGGGGATGAACTGCGCAACACCCGCTCACAGAAAAAGGTTCGCATCGGCCGTCTCATCCGCATGCATGCCGACGAGATGGAGGATATCACCGAGGCGCAAGCCGGCGATATTGTCGCCCTCTTCGGCATCGATTGCGCCTCTGGCGACACCTTTTGCTCCACCGATATCAACTATTCGATGACCTCGATGTATGTGCCCAATCCAGTAATCTCGCTGTCGATCAAGCCCCTGGACAACAAGTCCGGTGAAAACATGGCCAAGGCCCTGAACCGCTTCAGCAAGGAGGATCCGACCTTCAAGACCTTTGTCGATCCGGAGACCGGAGACACCATTATCCGCGGCATGGGCGAGCTACATCTCGATGTCTATGTGGAGCGGATGCGCCGCGAGTATGCGGTCTCCCTCGAGACCGGCGCGCCGCAAGTGGCCTATCGCGAGAGCATCTCGCAGAAAGCCGACTTCGATTACATCCATAAAAAGCAGACCGGCGGTGCCGGCCAGTATGCACGGGTTTGCGGGATCATTGAGCCCTACCACGATGGTAATTTTGAGTTCATCGATGACATCAAGGGCGGAGTCATCCCGACCGAGTATATCCCCTCCTGCAAAAAGGGCTTCGAGTCCGCCCTGGAGAAGGGCCCCCTGGTGGGCTTTCCCATTGTCGGGGTCCGGGTCACCCTCAATGACGGCAACTTTCACCCTGTCGATTCCTCCGATATGGCCTTCCAGACCGCGGCGTCGAGCGCTTTCCGCGAAACCTACAGCCGTTGCAAGCCGGTCATTCTCGAACCGATCATGCGCGTAGCCGTAGAGACTCCACCGGAGTTTCAGGGAGCGGTTCTCGGCACCATTAACCAGCGCCGCGGCATGATCCTCAGCGCCACCGAGGATAAAACCTTCACCGCCGTTGAAGCGGAAGTACCCCTGGGCGAGATGTTCGGCTACTCCACGGTGCTGCGCTCGGCCACGCAGGGCAAGGCGGAGTTCACGATGGAATTCAAGCGCTACGCCAAGGTGCCCGAATCGATTGCCGAAGAGTTGAAAAAGGCCTATCAGGAAAAACAGAAACAAAAGTAA
- a CDS encoding PDZ domain-containing protein, whose protein sequence is MKRHTLPFLLLVLLLKAATGMASTLLLRFPAIHGEQVVFSYAGNLYTVSAQGGIARPLTSDMGYEMFARFSPDGRQIAFTGQYDGNTEVYLMPAEGGVPQRLTYTATLDRDDVSDRMGPNSIVMGWSADGRQILFRSRMYEFNDFKGKLFLVPREGGMPEQLPLPRGGFGSFSPDGSQFAYNRIFREFRTWKRYRGGMTDDIWIYNRTSKRTRNLTQNPASDLFPMWWRDRIFFLSDRDENKRMNLYVCRPDGSGLRQLTRFTDYDIKFPSLGDQAIVFEKGGALFRFDLANESLHEIPVTIAEDLAASRSGIADVSTAIANYEIAPDGQRALFGARGDLFTVPAKYGEIRNLSRTPGIHERNSIWSPDGQWIAAISDRTGEDEIWLFPQDGKGEPRQITRNGDVYKYRLSWSPDSRKLLWADKRLRLQYVDIESLTVTPIDTARTFEFTDYVWSPSSKWIAYVKDEEQMMSRLYLYSLDTRSTTAVTDGWFDCSSPAFSSDGLFLYFVSNRDFNPLYSQTEWNHIYRDLSRIYLLTLNKETPSPFKPKSDEVQVKKPSGAATKAPESGKKESAVVVTPLKIDLDGLAQRIVGLPVTPAQYGHLSAVEQKLYYIRRSSKDEKPLLLMYDLKEQKETELGQIDGYEISANQKKMLVKQGSAYALIDLPTAKIEIKDKLDLTGMEVALDRKAEWRQIFTESWRQMRDFFYAPNMHGVDWDGVKEKYGALVDYVEHRADLTYLIGEMIGELNAGHTYVGGGDLPKTKRIKLGLLGAQISKEVASGYFRIDRILKGENWQTKDRSPLAEIGVNAAPGDYILAIDGQPTAAMPNLYAALVNKAGKQVVLRLNKTPTATGSREVTVVPIDSEAELYYYDWVQNNIAKVDKATGGTVGYIHIPDMGTHGLNEFVKYYYPQLQKKALIIDDRGNGGGNVSPMIIERLRREITMFTFARNTIATPAPGGMQWGPKICLIDEFSASDGDLFPYQFKQLKIGKLVGKRTWGGVVGIRGSLPFLDGGSLNKPEFSRFGLDGSSWIIEGTGVEPDVEVDNDPALEYEGIDQQLDKAIELIQEELKTWKNTVPPVPPFPER, encoded by the coding sequence ATGAAACGACACACCCTGCCGTTCCTGCTCCTCGTTCTACTGCTCAAAGCCGCGACGGGCATGGCCTCCACCCTGCTGCTCCGTTTTCCCGCCATCCATGGAGAACAAGTCGTCTTCAGCTATGCCGGCAACCTCTACACCGTATCGGCTCAGGGGGGTATCGCCCGCCCCTTGACCAGCGACATGGGCTACGAAATGTTCGCTCGCTTTTCCCCCGATGGCCGGCAGATCGCCTTCACCGGACAATACGATGGCAACACCGAGGTCTACCTGATGCCCGCCGAGGGCGGGGTGCCGCAGCGCCTCACCTATACCGCGACCCTCGATCGCGACGATGTTTCCGACCGCATGGGCCCCAACTCCATCGTAATGGGCTGGAGCGCGGACGGCCGGCAGATCCTGTTCCGCTCACGCATGTATGAATTCAACGACTTCAAGGGAAAGCTCTTCCTCGTTCCCCGAGAGGGCGGCATGCCCGAACAACTCCCTTTGCCGCGTGGAGGCTTTGGTTCCTTTTCCCCGGACGGCAGTCAGTTTGCCTACAACCGCATCTTCCGTGAATTCCGCACCTGGAAGCGCTACCGCGGCGGCATGACCGACGATATCTGGATCTATAACCGCACTAGCAAAAGGACCCGCAACCTCACCCAAAATCCCGCTTCGGACCTCTTTCCCATGTGGTGGCGCGACCGGATCTTTTTTCTCTCCGACCGCGATGAGAACAAACGGATGAACCTCTATGTTTGTAGGCCGGACGGCAGCGGACTGCGCCAGCTCACCCGCTTCACCGATTATGACATCAAATTCCCCTCTCTCGGCGACCAAGCGATCGTTTTCGAAAAGGGCGGCGCCCTCTTCCGTTTCGATCTCGCCAATGAGAGCCTGCACGAGATCCCGGTGACCATCGCCGAGGATCTGGCCGCTAGCCGCTCCGGGATCGCCGATGTCAGCACCGCAATTGCCAACTACGAGATCGCACCCGATGGCCAACGCGCCCTTTTTGGCGCCCGCGGCGATCTCTTCACCGTTCCCGCCAAGTACGGCGAAATCCGCAACCTCTCCCGGACTCCCGGTATTCACGAACGCAACAGCATCTGGTCGCCCGACGGCCAATGGATCGCCGCGATCTCCGACCGCACTGGGGAGGACGAAATCTGGCTCTTCCCCCAGGACGGGAAGGGGGAACCCCGGCAGATCACCCGCAACGGCGACGTCTATAAATATCGGCTGAGCTGGTCGCCCGACAGCCGCAAACTGCTCTGGGCGGACAAAAGACTGCGCCTGCAATACGTCGATATCGAATCGCTGACGGTCACTCCGATCGATACGGCCCGCACCTTCGAGTTCACCGACTATGTCTGGTCGCCCAGCAGCAAGTGGATCGCCTATGTGAAGGACGAAGAGCAAATGATGTCGCGGCTCTACCTCTACTCCCTGGATACCAGGAGCACCACCGCTGTCACCGATGGCTGGTTCGACTGCTCCAGTCCGGCTTTCAGTAGCGACGGGCTATTTCTCTATTTCGTTTCAAACCGCGACTTCAATCCGCTCTACAGCCAGACCGAGTGGAATCATATCTATCGCGACCTCTCCCGCATCTACCTTTTAACCCTGAACAAGGAGACCCCCTCCCCGTTCAAGCCCAAAAGTGATGAAGTTCAGGTCAAGAAGCCGTCGGGGGCCGCAACCAAGGCCCCGGAGAGCGGCAAAAAGGAATCGGCCGTCGTCGTCACACCGCTCAAGATCGATCTCGACGGTTTGGCGCAACGGATCGTCGGCCTGCCCGTCACACCGGCGCAGTACGGCCATCTCTCCGCTGTCGAACAAAAACTCTATTACATCCGCCGTAGCAGCAAGGACGAAAAGCCCTTGCTCTTGATGTATGATCTGAAGGAACAGAAAGAGACTGAACTGGGTCAAATCGACGGGTATGAAATCTCGGCTAATCAGAAAAAGATGCTCGTCAAACAGGGTTCCGCCTATGCCCTGATCGACCTGCCGACGGCGAAGATCGAAATCAAAGACAAGCTCGACCTCACCGGCATGGAGGTGGCCCTGGACCGAAAGGCGGAGTGGCGGCAGATCTTTACCGAGAGTTGGCGCCAGATGCGCGATTTTTTCTACGCACCCAATATGCACGGAGTGGATTGGGACGGTGTTAAAGAAAAATACGGCGCGTTGGTTGACTATGTCGAACACCGCGCCGACCTGACCTATCTGATCGGCGAGATGATCGGCGAGCTCAACGCCGGCCACACCTATGTCGGCGGCGGCGATCTGCCCAAGACGAAACGGATCAAGCTGGGACTGCTCGGGGCTCAGATCAGCAAGGAGGTCGCCAGCGGGTATTTCCGAATCGACCGGATCCTCAAAGGCGAAAACTGGCAGACCAAGGATCGCTCCCCACTCGCCGAAATCGGGGTCAATGCGGCCCCCGGCGATTATATCCTAGCCATCGACGGCCAGCCGACCGCCGCGATGCCCAACCTCTATGCGGCTCTGGTCAACAAAGCCGGCAAACAAGTGGTGCTGAGACTCAACAAAACTCCCACTGCTACCGGCAGCCGCGAGGTAACCGTCGTCCCCATCGACAGCGAGGCCGAGCTCTACTATTACGACTGGGTGCAGAACAACATCGCCAAAGTCGACAAGGCCACGGGCGGCACAGTGGGTTATATCCATATACCCGATATGGGCACCCATGGGCTTAACGAATTTGTCAAATACTATTACCCTCAGCTGCAGAAAAAAGCCCTGATCATCGACGATCGCGGCAATGGTGGCGGCAATGTCTCTCCCATGATCATCGAGCGGCTGCGCCGCGAAATCACCATGTTCACCTTTGCCCGCAACACCATAGCGACGCCTGCTCCGGGTGGCATGCAGTGGGGACCCAAGATCTGCCTGATTGACGAGTTCTCGGCTTCCGATGGCGACCTTTTCCCCTACCAGTTCAAACAGCTCAAGATCGGCAAGCTGGTGGGCAAACGCACCTGGGGTGGCGTGGTCGGTATTCGCGGCTCGCTGCCCTTCCTCGATGGCGGTTCACTGAACAAACCCGAATTTTCCCGCTTCGGTCTGGATGGCAGCAGCTGGATCATCGAGGGAACCGGGGTGGAACCGGATGTCGAGGTGGATAATGATCCCGCCCTTGAATACGAGGGCATCGACCAGCAGCTTGACAAAGCCATCGAATTGATCCAGGAAGAACTGAAAACCTGGAAAAATACCGTACCGCCGGTGCCCCCCTTCCCCGAGCGCTGA
- a CDS encoding DUF948 domain-containing protein, translating to MLEYSVVVIAAVMVLTWVALIVTLFYVIRLIKSIQRLTETIRPHIAPISHDLTIITQKTARVLESVQRQTLMIEESVDNVRQLSRNVKDFEQHLLQKLALPAVKISQVGQGIKRGFDAVFGLLSHRSRKRIE from the coding sequence ATGCTGGAATACAGTGTGGTCGTCATCGCCGCTGTTATGGTGCTGACCTGGGTGGCCCTGATCGTGACCTTGTTCTACGTCATCCGCCTGATCAAATCCATCCAGCGGTTGACCGAGACTATCCGGCCGCATATCGCGCCCATCAGTCACGATCTAACAATCATCACCCAAAAGACAGCGCGCGTCCTTGAATCCGTGCAGCGCCAGACCCTCATGATCGAGGAGAGTGTGGACAATGTCCGTCAACTCTCGCGCAACGTCAAGGATTTCGAGCAACATCTGCTGCAAAAACTGGCCCTGCCCGCCGTCAAGATATCTCAGGTGGGCCAGGGCATCAAACGTGGTTTCGATGCCGTCTTCGGCCTGCTGTCGCATCGCAGCCGCAAACGAATAGAATAG
- a CDS encoding YtxH domain-containing protein, whose amino-acid sequence MSENGFDRDSFFKGLLIGGTLGAIAALLFAPKSGKELRGDIRRKSEEAVEGSKRLYNDARARASAIITEAVDKAQALREEATEQLASARSKAEELLTSAGHKVDELSESAKEYFYDTKEEVAKKKVKAEKAVTAGVQAARKEFEKK is encoded by the coding sequence ATGTCTGAGAATGGATTCGATCGCGACAGTTTCTTCAAGGGATTGCTGATCGGCGGCACTCTGGGTGCGATCGCCGCGCTGCTGTTCGCCCCCAAGTCGGGCAAAGAGCTGCGTGGAGATATCCGCCGCAAGAGCGAGGAAGCGGTTGAGGGCTCCAAACGCCTGTATAACGATGCCCGCGCCCGCGCCTCTGCGATCATCACCGAAGCGGTCGACAAGGCTCAGGCTCTCCGTGAAGAAGCCACCGAGCAACTCGCTAGCGCCCGGAGCAAAGCCGAGGAACTCCTCACCAGTGCCGGCCATAAAGTGGATGAGCTGAGCGAAAGCGCCAAGGAATACTTTTACGACACCAAGGAAGAAGTCGCAAAAAAAAAAGTAAAGGCTGAAAAGGCCGTGACGGCAGGCGTCCAGGCCGCGCGCAAGGAGTTCGAAAAAAAGTAA
- a CDS encoding Tex family protein, with protein sequence MDEQHFFTLIAEELSLRWSQVKNTVDLLDAENTVPFIARYRKEVTGSLDEEQIRAIQERIRYLRNLEERRQAILKSIEEQGKLTPELEERIHAAARLQELEDLYLPYKPKRRTRATMAREKGLEPLAQLILAQEILSGDPLVYAQAYVDAEKGVESPEEALAGARDICAETVAEEARIRQTIRELTLARGFLTSAARDPENCQEYEIYKQFSEPVRTIPPHRILAINRGERENFLRVEVEAPEAELVLAIEAACITQPRSIFTGELRQAIADAYHRLLAPAIEREIRAQLSDKADDHAINIFAQNLRALLMQPPLRGRIILGIDPGFRTGCKIAAIDQTGKYLEGTTIYPHEPQRRWEEAKETIFEFIEDYRIDIIAIGNGTASRETEKLAAEVIAACSRPVQYVIVNEAGASVYSASPVAKKEFPELEASLRGNISIARRLLDPLSELVKIDPKSIGVGLYQHDVDQIRLAESLDQVVESCVNNVGVDLNTASASLLQYVSGINSRVAENIVKYREEKGRFDSRDELKAVKGVGENAFIQAAGFLRLPESEHFFDRTAVHPESYGAAEKLLQELGLTIAQVQENGKLVSRQLKKSRRPLAELAQRCGCGQETLLDIIASLEKPNRDPRDEMPKPILRSDVLSMEDLSEGMVLKGTVRNVVDFGAFVDIGVKEDGLVHLSRMAKKFIKHPLDVVKVGDVIEVKVISIDRERHRIGLSMVLD encoded by the coding sequence GTGGACGAGCAGCATTTTTTTACCCTCATCGCCGAGGAATTGAGCCTGCGCTGGAGCCAGGTCAAGAACACGGTGGATCTGCTGGATGCGGAAAATACCGTCCCCTTTATAGCACGCTACCGTAAGGAGGTCACCGGCAGCCTCGACGAGGAGCAAATCCGCGCTATACAGGAGCGCATCCGCTATCTCCGCAACCTCGAGGAGCGCCGGCAAGCCATTCTCAAGAGCATTGAGGAACAGGGCAAACTGACGCCCGAGCTGGAAGAACGCATCCATGCCGCGGCCAGGCTGCAGGAGTTGGAAGACCTCTATCTGCCCTACAAACCGAAACGACGCACTCGGGCGACGATGGCACGGGAGAAGGGGCTGGAACCGCTGGCGCAGCTCATCCTTGCCCAGGAGATCCTTAGTGGCGATCCACTGGTCTATGCCCAGGCTTATGTCGATGCCGAAAAAGGGGTGGAGAGCCCGGAGGAGGCCCTGGCGGGTGCGCGCGATATCTGCGCGGAGACGGTCGCCGAGGAGGCCCGGATTCGCCAGACCATCCGCGAGTTGACCCTGGCCCGGGGATTTCTCACCTCCGCGGCCCGCGACCCGGAGAACTGCCAGGAGTATGAGATCTACAAGCAGTTCTCCGAGCCGGTTCGAACCATCCCGCCACACCGCATCCTCGCCATCAACCGCGGCGAGCGCGAAAACTTTCTTCGGGTGGAGGTTGAGGCCCCGGAAGCGGAGTTGGTGCTTGCAATCGAAGCGGCCTGCATTACCCAGCCTCGCAGCATCTTCACCGGCGAGCTGCGCCAGGCCATCGCCGACGCCTACCACCGTCTCCTCGCTCCGGCGATCGAACGCGAAATCCGCGCCCAGCTCTCCGATAAGGCCGACGATCATGCCATCAACATCTTCGCACAGAACCTGCGCGCTTTGCTGATGCAGCCGCCGCTGCGTGGTCGCATCATCCTCGGTATTGACCCTGGCTTCCGCACCGGCTGCAAAATTGCCGCCATCGATCAGACCGGCAAATATCTCGAAGGCACTACCATCTATCCGCACGAGCCGCAGCGGCGCTGGGAGGAGGCCAAGGAGACAATCTTTGAATTTATCGAGGATTACAGGATCGATATCATCGCCATCGGCAATGGCACGGCCAGCCGCGAGACCGAAAAGTTGGCCGCCGAGGTGATCGCGGCGTGCAGCCGACCGGTCCAGTATGTCATCGTCAACGAGGCCGGCGCCTCGGTCTACTCCGCCTCCCCGGTGGCCAAAAAGGAGTTTCCGGAACTCGAGGCCTCCCTCCGCGGCAACATTTCGATCGCCCGCCGCTTGCTCGATCCCCTCTCCGAACTAGTCAAGATTGATCCCAAATCGATCGGCGTTGGACTATACCAGCACGACGTCGACCAGATACGCCTGGCTGAATCCCTGGACCAGGTGGTTGAATCCTGCGTCAATAATGTGGGCGTCGACCTCAACACCGCCTCGGCTTCGCTACTGCAATACGTCTCCGGGATCAACAGTCGGGTTGCGGAGAACATCGTCAAATACCGCGAAGAGAAGGGCCGGTTCGACAGCCGCGACGAACTCAAGGCAGTCAAAGGCGTGGGCGAGAATGCATTTATCCAGGCGGCCGGTTTTCTGCGTCTGCCCGAAAGTGAGCACTTTTTCGACCGCACCGCGGTCCATCCCGAGTCTTATGGCGCCGCCGAAAAGCTCCTACAGGAGCTGGGCCTCACCATCGCTCAGGTCCAGGAGAACGGCAAACTGGTGAGCCGGCAGCTCAAGAAGAGCCGCCGGCCGCTGGCGGAGCTCGCGCAACGCTGCGGCTGCGGTCAGGAGACGCTGCTGGACATCATCGCCAGCTTGGAAAAGCCAAACCGCGATCCGCGTGATGAGATGCCCAAGCCGATTCTGCGCAGCGATGTACTCAGCATGGAGGATCTGAGCGAAGGGATGGTGCTCAAGGGCACGGTGCGCAATGTGGTCGATTTCGGGGCCTTCGTCGATATCGGGGTCAAGGAGGATGGCCTGGTTCATCTCAGCCGCATGGCAAAAAAGTTCATCAAGCATCCTTTGGATGTCGTCAAAGTGGGCGATGTCATCGAAGTTAAGGTCATCTCCATCGACCGCGAACGGCACCGCATCGGATTGAGTATGGTGCTGGATTGA